The genomic stretch ctagaaaggaatcgatacgtcttaaacaagactacctagaaaggctcctagaaaggatctgatacgtcttaaacaagactacctagaaaggctcctagaaaggatctgatacgtcttaaacaagactgacctagaaaggctcttaaacaagactacctagaaaggctcctagaaaggatatgaatcatcttagaaaagattacctagaaaggttcctagaaaggatgagaagttctttgattgtttctgaattatctttgaagaataaTCCGGAGTTAAGCATTGAGATTGTATCTGTGTCTGGAatgagtgtcaaaattaaatcgcTGATAAGATCATCTTTGCACCATATtaggatgataatgttcttttgattaggaaatgacctgaaaaggaaaaaattagttttatgcactgccatgatgcatgtattgtgtaatgaggttctcgagaatgttgtatgttatgtatgtaatgtgaatgaggttctcgaaatatacgagaatgatgtatgttatgtatgtattatgaataatgcatggatggactatatagtcgaagcatattagtaactttgtatagcaattgctggttgagaaaataaatctctgtatgctgctggagatgatgacaaggtgattgtgtagagaattcctgtcttccgttcgaggatatccagctggggatttttattactgcttggggatgaaagtagcttgagtgatttgatcctgatgtgccctgattggggataagaggGAAGAAAAATCTTCGGATGTACTATTTGATCGAGCTCAGCTGTGAGTGTCCACTTTAATGGAGATAGCGAAACTCTGTTGGAGAACCAGAAGCGTCGGAGATGTAAACTTCGTTGGGGAACCAAGcttttgttgggaagagaatATTTGAAGGTAACTCCTCGAGGATTACTCGGTGGGGATGTTTTGTGAAAACaactctgtggggaagattcccgggaatttcaaattttccattgccccatgtctctgagtacttgctgttggaaaacactTTTTAATCATATATGGTCCTTCACTTGTGGGAGGCTACCTGCCCCTGGTTTCAGTAACCCGGTATGCTTGATACTTGAGATTACGGGAACTAGAACTTCGTATGAGAGACTGATACTGACACCATGTGATACTGGTAGCTAAACAACTCTTCTTGAAATTTGTGActaatgcaacatgcccccaATGGTGGCCTAGCCTTTCTGGTGGTTCAACGTCTTTGAGAGGTTCTATGAACTGTGACCAAATTGCTTCTGGTAGATGGAGTGATAATATGctccttgtatatacaagctttttaGCTGACTGAGTCAGGCGTAGGAAACATTTCTGCTTTTGATGCGTTTTTGAAGCTACTCtgtctgtcgggaggactttctGAGTTCTGTGCTACCATAAGCAACCTGCCCCGGTATCATGAGTTTAGGAAcgatgcccctgattgatcaacaCTTTTGAGAGAGTCTTCGAGTCTTGACTCGATTTCCCCAGATATATGAATTCTTACTCAAAAGGGTATTCAACTTATTTTTTGTGCCCCTGGGGGTGATCagtatttgagatattctcgctcgaactcaacggagttctgaagacaacttgtctcTTGAGAGGATTAAATTTTTCATCCgcagttcatgatggaagctttcctggtgtcaagtacttgttcatatgcaaagaatgtttagtatgagaaatataattctaatgcaaagtgcatgtttgtcttgaagtttttttaaaaaagattttttttttgaaaggatgtcaaaacatcaatttttgtgaaagatggcgtgataccaactcaaacgttttagcaaaactcccAGGAGTCGGTTTACAGTATtctcgtttacagtatgctttcgaattaaccctgcttcaattaggacttttgagggttgtaacgtggccaggttcatggttttagaaaaaaaggatttttaggctcaaaatttattggtgcccacccccttcgtgatgttctccaacctaagttcagttaacttgacgcgaGCACTCATCCTTCATGAGGAGCTTGAGACGTACGATTGAGGAGTTGacgaggtgtttggacatggtaGTCACTTAtcttttattcttggtgtctgatcacatgatcttgaatttatagacacacgaatttgccccttttgttgaggatcttttttgtttccctaacttttgcctggacaaattcttttgcctagacaaattcttttgaattctgagtttgaagtccagcgggatgccccaacttttgccttagtcatttgtttttaagttattgacttagcgggctttcttttctctttctttttttttaattcgttcttttttttttgagcaagtcgtatgatcctgagacgtctttgatttgttggaaagattgtgactgcctcatttcttggtcgacgagggatagtcgttgttgtatcgtcatattcGACCTCTTATTGcgcgagagatgaccattgcggtctcgacttttcctcaaccttttgaaggataaccattgttgtatccttatatgCGTGCTCCTGataaattttgaatgctcaaccaggttaactgaacactaccctacccctgggttaaatatgagggtttttcatatagaaaagaaactcctacttcaaggatcaaaggggttgacaagggattaacttccttatatctccagtgtttggggatttgaaacaatgcctgtacatcatcaacaggggatttactcgaaagcacaccatttgagattatgagtaTTATGTGTCCGTCATTCTCCATTCGAAGTTATCATGCTTTGTCGTCAAGAGTTTGGCAtcacaagaaaataaaaacatgttagagcgagagcaaatgaattttttttcaatacaaacatattcaatgcattattattatagttcaaaacaaacaagtatgacatataaacagtattgaatcaaaacaagataGATTACGCATGAACATGCATGGTGATATAGAGATTTCAATGTTGAGGATATTTTCTCTGTATGGACTTATTATTTCAGAAGATCCGTTGAGTCGAAGGAAAACTTCAAATTTGGCTTGCAGGTGTGAATGTGATAACCTTCGTATCTACTAGGTCTTGAATCATCAACCGAATGGCTAAAAATCATCAACCAAATGGCCAAGTGCCCCATAGTGGAAAACAAATTGAGCGTTAGCGTCTGAACCTGCAGGACACTCTAGATTACTTATAGGAATAAGATTCCGACGAAGTCACACAAGAGATGTAGGtatccagctttagggatttgaggaagaatatgagaaactcATTGTCTAGTTCACAACATTAGAAATGAATTTGGTTGCAGCTTTGTCTGAAGACCTTTGACTTTCATCTTCGAGTGTCTtatataagaatcaagctcaccatatccagtgggtcatagcctttgATTTAGGGTACGGtatctttgagtttgaaggcatatggctaaaggaaaataaatcctcttgccccttgataggaacggTACCTTTGATTTTGAAGGCATCTGGAACTATGCACCCTAAATAattgagatccttgaaaaaggttagttaggtgatgaggacgagtaggtcctacaaagagttcaagttgttagcgtacacacaaatcctgcaaggaaaccaaacggttagtgtataaacaaatcctgcgagggaaccaaacggttagggtataaacaaatcatgcaagGAAACCAGACGATTATATAACaatcaagtcacacaagtgtccttaagtttaaaggcttgcatggagtccatAGGTAactaccctccccactgaagtttagttggttcaacctgtcctaaaatagtaaccgggttctatggtgctcatctcAACGATCGTTCTTGAAAGCATTATCTCAATCAGCGCTCGGGTGGCTGACCGAAAACATCTtgaaagattgatctcaatgagtgtagcatcgagtatcaaccagcttcggtcaggaatccaaagccggccatctcgctactttctaataggccaaagtcaagttcaactaggattctaagggcaaattagtgcttaatgacaccacgcggcagccaaatgtctcctcgatcactttCATTGGGTATGACAGTTGGCTTGCCTAATTTGGCTCTAAGAAAAAGGGGTAAGAAGGTTTCACCGGGAATTAATCCTCTTCAGGTGGATATGCCCTATTGTGGATCTAAgggtttcaagatgtttcaccaggaataattcatcttgtggCAAGAATCTATGTTGTTCTAATCAGGAGAGGCTTCACCGGGAAGTAATCCTCAATCCCAAGTCATGGTCCTATAATGTATTTACATGTTTATCTGTCTTAATGTTTTTCTCTGACGGAggtctaaacaatatataatcacagtttatatttgacaaaaATATTGAAAGCATTAAATGAAAGCTATAAAAACACACAGTATGAAGAGGAGGCCCatgatgtatgtacaaagccttattGAACAGTTAaatgttttattgaaaaaaacagttgaatgttttattaaaaaaacagttgaatgttttattgaaaagaaaagaaaaggtgtcgGGCCTTATACTGTAATAGAGGCCCATTGATTATTTACAGTATGaacaaaaggtgttgggtcttatacTGTAATAGAGGTTCAAAAATCTAAGATGAGAAAGAAgagttgggacttatactcaaggAGAAGCCCAAAAGATTTGAATTGAAAACAAATGAGAAGTTATTTTGAAACTAGTTGAAAGATTtaattgaaaatagatgagaattttgattgaaaaacagttgaatttGAATCGAAAATAGTTCAAgaatttgaaaacagaagaatttAAGTTTGGGGATTATACCTCAGAAGAGGGCCCCAAAGGTCTAAGagcagtttcaccgggaataatgctcctcttagtaccagaggtttgttttaaaaaaacaaatgaaaatagaAGAGGAGAAGGCTTGGGAATTATACCTCAGAAGAGGGACCCAAATGATCTAAGAgaagtttcaccaggaataatgcccCTCTTAGTACTAGAGATTTAAAACAGGTTAGAGAGTTTGTACAAAAAACAAGATTTTAAAACATACAAGTATGTACAAGAGCAAAAggggttgggtcttacactcttttAAAAATCAAGAGGCCCAATGAAATATTTGAAATTGAATTGTATgtatttgaaagttaaaaataaaaggaTTGGGTCTTATACTCTTTAAAAATCAAGAGGCCCAAAATGATTTGATTACTGCTTGTGAAAAtagttgaaggaagatgattgatttatttaagaagaaagaaaaaaaaatgaggttgggacttacactctattagaggcccaatgaatCTTGAATGAAAAGATTGATCTTTGATTGAAGGATGTTGGGTTTTGTTGattgaaaaccctaattgtctCTGAAACTGAAGATCAAAGGCTATGGAAAAGGGCTCCCAGTAATGATTTGATGATTGCAAAAGCTACCTGGTACCTCAATGATGCTAAAGTGATCTTTATTTCACCTTGAATCACCCTGAATTTCTCAGCTCGACTCCACTTGCTCAAGCTTGAAGTGAAAATggaagattatgattttggtgttACATATGTGTTGCAAGCATCTGGATGGCTTCCTTACACCTCAAGGAAGATGTTGATGTACTCCAATTGGCTTGACACCCTCTGAATTCTTCTACTCGACTCCACTTGCTTAAGCTCCAAGTTGAAACTGACTATGGTGATCCAGCTGCTACAGAGCTCCAAGGAGGACTTGAATCACTTCCACTCAAtgcccttgagatgttagaacacTCGCTTTCAATGAATAAGCCCTGGTTTGAAGAATTGACTTCTTCACTCGATGGACTTTTGAAAAATGAGGAAAAgagagagattttgaaaaaagcaagaaatgaagtttctttgtgtgtttttgaatgagaaagagcctcttatttataggcaattggactAATATAGTAAGAGAGTTAGGCAAACTTAGTGATGTCATTTGCAGAGAAACTTATGCATGAAGAAATGTGAAATATCTTTGAAATGCAATGATGAAATTTTGATTCCACTTGATCAAGCCTTAGCCCTTGATTCCACCAGATATTATAGGTCATTTCTAATGTGTAGGAGAATCCAATTAGCCTTGGAAAGATTCCTtttgatgattcaccaatttTCCATAAATTCCAttttgtaatcattacataatcacatggttTTGAAATTTGTGTAACTAGCCAAAAAATGATGTAATGATGCATTTGATTCCTCTCAATCTCTTCTGATATCTCATGAGTTTTGATGCACCAATTAGTAGAGgcactttcacaaaattggtagAATGCAAATTTGGTCATGCCTTGAAATCCAACTTCAAATGCCTTATTTTGAACATGTGTAACTCCTTGCCCAAATTGAATTAATAAGTGATTTAGGAATCTTTGGAAAGCTTAGAGGATATAATTCAACTCACTTGTTAAGGTCTTGGAAGGATTCATCTTGGATCTTGGTGACAATTGGCCATAAAGTTGAGaaaaaaatcagggtttcatgCTTAAGTGTTCTCTGGCAGGAACTTTGTGcccccatatctctcaaatggttgactttttgtgaaaattttacatgtgacaaagttgttcattggatcaagatctacaactttcatgttaggAGTTTTCTTCAATTTGTACTTGAATTTTGAAGTTACTTGCCCATGAAGTTATGAAAAAAGTTTATGGTTGACcttaataatcatatgttgatgattttgatccttagaagttcatggttgaccaaaattccaaaaattcaaaGGTGATTTCCAGCAGTTGACTTTTCTAGATGAACTGTGTTATTGGAGATTTCAAATTAATCAAGCTCTCCTTTTCAAATTTATGATGTGAGTGGATTATATTGTTGAATTAAAGAcccttgaatcatgttttgagccatggagccatgtcctgatcaaaagtcaactttcTAGGTGAACTAGGTAAAAACCCATAAATGTGGATCAGATGAAATTGAGAGTTGTTGatattgaattgaagtacatattaCCTTGGATATTTATGTAAGAAACATTTTAGGATGTTTGGGATCCTTGGATCATGCTTTGAAGCTTTTTGAGTCTTCCCAAATGAAAGCCCTGATTTCAGTCTCTGAcaggctcaaaaccctaatctggtgacCTTGATGGATCTGAGGCTTGATGTCTTGAGATTTCAGGTTATATGGAGATGAATGGAATATCTTTACCACTGTGATTGTGTTGAGGATCACTTGAATCATTGATTGATTCTTTGGCGGAATCTTCTGACTTGAAACCCTGATTTGAGTACTtggtgaacaagtgactgctctgggtatctGCTCTGAGTTGATGGAGTAgttgagatgtgacatctcagggggggtcaaaaattatgGTATGACATATGGTGGATGATGTTTTCggtgagtttttttttaaagCCTACAATATATAGAAACTTAATAACTTACTGACATATTAAAAGTTTGAATTGCTTGTGCCATTTTCATTTCTATCTTGTTGTTTCCATTGATCTTGCTTCACTAAAATATTTCCTTTGAATTGGTGAAATGAAATACATAACTCATAAGAAACACATTTAATTTcctaaatttattttgatttggtGTGTACTTGCGATAATTTGTGACAATTACTCTTTACCTTTTAGTGATGTGCTTAGTTGGAGTCAATTTTCTATGGAAATTGAAGTTGGTAGAATATCataaattaagagtattttaCAAAATGTTACAGAAGATAAGTATAGAGTGTTTTATTCAAATGTGAGATGTGTGAGAAAACATTTTGAGATAAATGATTTGATACATATGATACTTCACTCTGTTTGGTTCAAAAGATTAAATTTTGAGTTAGTTATTTAGCCATAAAAGATTGTACATCAACTAAGTTATATTTTCATCATAAGACTGCAATACATTGATATACATACACTTGATTGAACATTATATTggtatttatataaatatatatttaggtTTCGGTTTTTAGATTATTGTACAAtacataatcaatattttttctaTGATACAGGAAAACAAGAAGCAGTTATTTTGCCTAGCTAGTTAGCAAAGTGATTATATATCTGGATTCGGAAGTGCTTTGTTTCGCGAAGTGGTTACTACTTGATGTTGTTTTGTTGTCATTTcttgttttttatttagtttagagAATATGCCTAACTAAGTGATTGTACTTTTTATTTGGAATTTAGTTTGATGTACTCTTAGTTGGACCAATTAATaacttgtggcaaaagttttagCTTATTTTCATTGAGATCAATGTTGAATATGGTTTGCTAATTTGTTTGTTATCATTTACCACTATTATGTAGTGTAGATTGATCTATATAGttggttaatatttttttaatgaatttttatgtcataaaattcaaattccatataaatatatatataccaaaagAATGATTTTGTGTATAAAAAAACAGTACTACAATAGCGTTTTGTAGAGAGAATTCTATTAATGAAACATACTATAATAGCAGTTTTATTGAAAAGCTCTATCAAACACGTGCCTTATAATAGCACTTTGTTTGGAAGTGCTACCAAAATCAAAGCAAAATGCGTATTATAAAACCCAAAATGTCTACTTCTGTAGTGCTTTTCAAAAAATGCAATACTAGAACTATAAAAGCACTTTTGGAAAAATGCTATTAATTACTAGTActataatagcgcttttaaagtgctatcaaacaaaaatatttacaatagcACCGTGGTTAATAgcgctatcaaaaacaaaaacaaaaaaacgctattaaatagCTTTTTTGTAGTAATGGTATTAAGGTATCATGTTGTACTATGAAATTATGGATTATTTATAGTTTACTTGTCTCATTACACTACCCAAAAGTATAATGTCAGGTTTTTTAATGTTGGGTTTTTCTGAAACCGCTTATCTAAATTTTTCCCCATCCAATACATGTTATTTCATTGACTCATGTTTCGTCTGGTGTTTTGAATTTATCTTCAAGACGTTCTTTGGTGAGGCCTCTTAACGATGAATCTCAAAGAAACAATTATGTTGTTCCCCTTGCAGTAACTATCGTTGCTTCTGGTGGGTTTCATTTTTTTGTTACTGGTTATACATTTCAACGACCCACTGTTTCAACAACAAGTACAACGTATTCTTCTTTAGATCTTTGGGAAATTTGACtatgtttttctttttattcttatttAGGATCTTTGGGAAAAACTCAAATCAATGAACAATCTTCTAAAAGTCATTTTGTATTCTGGATGTCGCATCATGCCTGAACTAATTCTGTTTGTATGGTGCCATGCCATTtggcttgcactgtgcattgatgcAAACATTCTTTGCAACCTAGGTATTATTGGTAGATAGAACATAGATTTTGTTGCAATGCGATTTTGCCTTTGGTTAACTCCTTTACTGCTAACTAAATACCTCGGACTctcacaaaacttacattcctccaattcCCCATCATTTGTACCAAACTcgttgtcataaaacaacatgcaacctctaatgcaacaatcaatcttttttACTTCTaatcccaacttcgacaccaacctCTTTGCATCATAATAACTTGTAGGCATGTTTTCTTTCACAGGAGTCGCGTCCAACATCAATCTCGCAAAGAATtctaaacactgatcaggaacattccaatttgattTCGCAGCCAAaagtctcacacacattgatagctTAGAGTCAGAAGACCCCTCAAACAATggtatatttatttctttcaacAGCTGATAAAACCTTTGAGCTTTCTCATTCGGGAGCTCTTCCCCATCTAAGTCTTGTGGTTCATCATACGCCACATTCACCCCTAATGCGTCAGTGAACATCTCCTCGACGATATTAAATTGCTCCTGGCATTGCATATGTGATGAACTACTCCCTGGATCAACTCTATTTATATCAGGTTCTATATGTGTTTGACTGCTAGAAGCCTCTATATTCATCTCCTGCATTGTTTCCCCATTAGATGTCCAAACCCAGTAATTTGGCCTAAAACCCACTCTCTCCAAGTGACGTTTCACTTCACTAGGGTCACTAATAATATTTCTGCAACCACACTTTAAACACTGACACCTTACCCCTCCTTCCCTgcgacaacattcttgagcaaacgcaTACGAGAGAAACGCGGCAACTCCTTCCATTAAAAGTGGTTTAAGCCCACGTCGTCCAGGAAACATTCTAtcatacatccaactacgatagaaTTGGTAATGTTCCATACTGCACATGTGAATCATgttaataaatatattgtttttatatactactttttattacatacaataaactatcaaatatatatattaaatataatataaactatcaaatataattttaagtttaaaagtacaaaattaattttttaaactatcaaatataatatattgtttttatatactattttttattacaaacaataaactatcaaatatatatatatatatatatatatatatatatatatatatatatatatatatatatatatatatatatatatatatatatatatatatatatatatatatatatatatatatatatatatatatatatatatatatatatatatatataatataaactatcaaatataatttttattttattttaattttttaaatatatattgttttttaaactattatatgaatatatatttctaatgctttttaaaaaaatttaaacaaaaaaccaCATAAATTTGTGAGGAGTtttaatatactatttttttttatatacttttttttaaacGTATTGTTTTTGTGGAgtacttttttatattatatacaaaatatactttttacaacatatatattattttttatattatgcaAAATGTTATACTACTTTTTTTATATACTCTTCTctaaaacatattatttttatatatatactgtttttttatttaattttatatactcttttttatttatttttatatactgttttttatattattttttatatacttttttaaataaactgttttatataaactataaataaaatactgtttcttgttttgatttaaactataaataaatattctgtattaatttttaaaaacacatagtttatttttaatcattgttttttatatattattttaaactatttaaaatatataagatagtgtttaaaacatattatttttatatactgttttttatttattttaatatactgttttttatattatttaatatatacttTTTTAAATAAACCGATTTATATAAAGAAACATGTTTACAGTATATAAAGAAATATGTTTATAGTATAAAAAGATATCATTTTTATATACagctttttttctaaaataaaaagataTCATTGTTTTGATTTAAACTATAAATAAATATTctgtattaatttttaaaaacacatagtttatttttaatcattgttttttatatattattttaaactatttaaaatatataagatagtgtttaaaacatattatttttatatactgttttttatttattttaatatactgttttttaaattatttaatatatacttTTTTAACTAAACTAATTTATATAAAGAAATATGTTTACACTATATAAAGAAATATGTTTATAGTATAAAAAGATATCATTTTTATATACagctttttttctaaaataaaaagatatcattttttgaaattaataaataGACAATCTTAAAATCAACGTACACACTTTAATATCAACACAATAAATctaactttaaaacattaacttTTATTTACAGCTTTTATTTAACTGTTAGTCAACACAATATATACACTTTAATATCAACACAATAAATCAACACAATAAATCAACACAATATACAGCTTTTATGTAACAGTTAATATCATATAAATATCTAATAATTAACAATTATTtcgaaattaattttaaaaaaatagtttatattattattatacaaaaGGAAAAACACCCAAAATCAAATATATAAACACTAAATATATATCTAATATATCTATACCTTTTAAATATACacacaaaatatataaaaggTTTATTAATGTGTACCTGGAATTGATGAA from Vicia villosa cultivar HV-30 ecotype Madison, WI linkage group LG4, Vvil1.0, whole genome shotgun sequence encodes the following:
- the LOC131597123 gene encoding uncharacterized protein LOC131597123, with product MIHMCSMEHYQFYRSWMYDRMFPGRRGLKPLLMEGVAAFLSYAFAQECCRREGGVRCQCLKCGCRNIISDPSEVKRHLERVGFRPNYWVWTSNGETMQEMNIEASSSQTHIEPDINRVDPGSSSSHMQCQEQFNIVEEMFTDALGVNVAYDEPQDLDGEELPNEKAQRFYQLLKEINIPLFEGSSDSKLSMCVRLLAAKSNWNVPDQCLEFFARLMLDATPVKENMPTSYYDAKRLVSKLGLEVKKIDCCIRGCMLFYDNEFGTNDGELEECKFCESPRYLVSSKGVNQRQNRIATKSMFYLPIIPRLQRMFASMHSASQMAWHHTNRISSGMMRHPEYKMTFRRLFIDLSFSQRS